Sequence from the Pan paniscus chromosome 4, NHGRI_mPanPan1-v2.0_pri, whole genome shotgun sequence genome:
TGGAAGGGAGCTCAACTGAAACACTGAGAATGGAAGAGCAAAAAGATGGAAAGTACCTGGGTTtgtttttttaccttttcttttttttttaattacaagttGAGCATCTCTAatatgaaaatccaaaatccaaaacacttctggtcccaagcattttggataagggatattcaacttGTATTGTGGTAAAATCTATATAACATAAAATCTATCATTTTAGCCatatttaagtgtacaatttagtggtattaagtacatttcGCAATGTTGTGTGTCATCACCATTACCCATTTCCAGAACGTTTTCAacaccccaaacagaaactctgtatccattaaacaatagCTCCATATTCCTCCCTGccctcagcccctggtaacctctattctttctgtctctgtgaatttaccttacataagtggaatcatataatatttgtccttttgtatctggcttattttacttagcataatgttttcaaggttcacccatgttatagtatgtatcagaatttcattcctttttagaactgaataatatttcagtaTATGACTGGGATTTTAATGACATATTTGAGCCACTGTACCTTGGCGGACCTCTTGTTAAGTcagacaatatttttttcttatggtttAGGCCACGTGGCGTGGGGTTTTCCTAACTGATACATGAGGCTCAACTCGGGTTCTCCCCTGTAAAGCTCCAGGGTGGGCAATAAGGCCCACAGAGTACTCAAAATGAAAGCTCCCCAGCATAGTGCAAAATTTCCCGTATTTCCTGATATGTGTATGTACCTAGATATGTaagtgtgtgtatgggtgtgtgcaCACGCACATATGTacacaacacacaaacacatgacAAAGCCCACACCTTTACCTGTTTTCATCCTCAGTTTAGCTATTTTGTTACAATTGATAATTTCAACATATATAATAATTCAgcacttaacatttttctttatcataaAAAAATATGGAACCCCAAATTGGGTGAGACATTGTGTCTGGTGCTCTATGAAGTACAAATCGATGCTTCATTTCAAAACACTCTTCCACAATCTTCATTGGAGTTGAAAATAAACAAGTTTAGTCAAgagtaaagaataaaaacatttattttaaaaataccatttagcATCAATTGCCCCAAGTTTGGCAGGCATGAAGAGTGGGCAGTTCATGTTTTATTAGTATATAAAAttggctttacaggaagcattaTGGCAAAAAAATGAACACTTattatgaaaactgaaaaagagaAGTGAGTAGTAAGCTACTATCAGAACGTTAAGGCTAAGAAAATGTCACTATGCAATGAAAACAATCTCCTCCTCTAATAAGTACTCATAGAATAGGAGGCTCGACTTACTTGCATGCTCCTCATAGAACGTTTTGGTTCATGGCTATGAAGAGGTAACTGCAAAAAGATGTGTGCAGATCCCGCTACTGTTAGGGGATATACAAGTggggaataagaaaaaagaaattaagcaaaATGTCTTTACTCAaggatctctataaaaatttatttttaagaaagccTGAGTAAGCATGTGTATTTTTTCCCTGTGACTTTAAGTGTAATGacagcattaaaaataaattatgctgtcaatatacaaaaaatatcttttcattataAGCATATATAAAGCCTTCTGCAACTATTATATATCACTTTATCGAATCCAAACTTTTTTGCTTGTTCCCTTTTGTGGCCCCTAGTTTTTCACATCCTCATAGAGGACAAAGGCCTTTAGAGATCCATCAATTCAACCctttcatttcacagataaaggAGGGTAAATAGTTTGCCCACAGTTACATTCATCCTCAGTGGCAGAAATTGGACTAGAACCAAGTCTCATGATCCTGAAGAGGGCTTTTCTCATTACATGACATGACCCATTCTCCACTCCATCCCTGATCTCAAGTGGATGATGCTCCCTCAATCTCAGATGGGCAGAAGGGCTGTGGAGGAAAGAAACAAGCCTGTTTGGGGCCTCTCTGGCTTGTTAGGAGCATGGGGCTCTAGAATAGGAGGTAATAAAATACATCTCCTTCTATCCAAAGTCTTTATAAATAacctatcacacacacacatgcacacagtcagGCTACTTTGAAGACCTAAATGAGAAATACTTCCTGAGAAGAGAATTGTGTGTGAGGGAAACTTTTAAAGCTTCCATAAGAGAGGTTTttgatttaaaaagtgaatatctgGCCACTCACACAGTTATACGCCTTTTAGAAGCTCTGCAAATAAAGCCATAGTTACAAATGATGACTAATATGAAGAGCTTTAAGCCCCAGGGGACGTCTGAACACCACTCCACGAAGTCCCTAACTACCACACTATCAAATGGGCTGTGAATCGGTGGTGGGAAATGCCTCCAAATATGCAGATTTCAGCAGAAAATACATTTGACTgggttcttttaaaaagttccacCATTCTCACATCTATTTCTGATTTTGTATGCATCAACACTCAACATGCTAAATGTTCTATTCTGGCAATTCATATTTCTGGGTGATAGTACCCGAATGCTTATTGCAACATCCATGAGAGGTGCCTCAGGAGGAAGTGTGATCAGATCTCCTGGggccattttttttctgtgtcctttGAGATCAAAATTCAGAGAATAAAAGTgttgtcacattttaaaaaatgtctgtcaTACAAGTTTTTGTTCAAGGTTCAATACGAGGAATATGGATTGAGAATTCCTTTTTCATATCCATGAACTAGGAAAATTGTGAAAGAAAAGTCCTTGAAACTCTGACAATGTCAAGTTTactgaaacatcaaaaagtaccaCAATTTTATAGACTGTCCTGCAGAAATTTATCTTTCTTGTGCTCCATAGGTTTCTTTAAGGCGAAGACTctcttttatttaaacatttcctAGAAACTGCTTTCTCAAGTGAAGATTAATCATTTGGTTTACAAAACAAGAGCCAGCCACATGTTATATGTTTCATCTCAGGCAATAAATTGTCTTTGTACCATATTTCTTGTCTCTTTCCATATAGTTTGTTGCGTCTTATACACAGACTCCTGAAAAATTCTTTCTACTTGTGTAGGAAAGCCACGACTTTCTTCCTCTAAGGCATTGATGGTTTGGAGGGCAAAGGGAGTCCTTTCTCGGGGAAGGGGATTGTTCAGGGGCCGCATGGGTATAACAGAGTTGTATTTATGCTGCCTGTTAACGGAGTTCATTAGGGACGTATAGAACTGGAAATTACACCAAGtatctcttaaaaagttttcaGTCAGTAATAAGATTGTCCATGCAGACCCATTTACGGCATCATCTAAATTCTGTAAATGCTGTCTGCCACATGGCATCTCAGCAAAGATTATTCCGGGTTTGATACCAAAGTCATCTTGTAGCAGATTCTGGACTCTGAGGGCTTCATCTGTGTCATCTTCTGCATGCAATATCACAAATTTGAGGAACACCTCTTCTTCAGCTTCTTCTTCAAGCATCTCTTCCACACTCTGAGCTCCCTCCTGCTTTCCTGTTGGCCCCTCTGTTGTATTGCTGTGCTCAGCAACATTACACAAGGATAGATCTTCAGACTTCTTGGAATCTGACTCATGATATCCTGGACTTGTATCCACACTGTGCCTTTTAccccaagagagagaaagagggcagGAATTTACTTTAGACTTCCCGATACCCATTATAAATATCCAAGGCAGAAGAAGAAAACTTTATGTATTTCTCAGCATTTCTTTTCAATCTAAAAGAAGTAACAAAACAGAagaatattataaatttaatcaaaacattaaaaatggaaactttCATTCAACCTGAAAAGCTCAAAAAGATTATAATAGACAGCTCCAAATACATAAATGACAAACAGATAATTGGGAAGCTAAACTACTAATCTTTTGTGAGCTTCACAAGGGCTATCACAGGCAGCGAAGGGAACATTAAATAAAGGGTCCAGTTTAATATAATAGGAGACATTTGGAAAATGTAAATGGTGTTATATTAGCACTACAAACCTCCAGATTGAAATAAATTACGTTGGTATTTTCGTGATAGGTACCATACCACTTTATCTTTTCATGCAGTTTAAATCTAATTTCTCCATTATCAAATTACCAGGTAGactagaaacaggaaaatataaagaaactgaatattcaattaagcataaatatatttctgtatcAAGCACAAACAAAATAGAACACAAATATCCTAACAATGACTGGCAGCATCTCTACTGACAGCATAAACAGAAGATCTGAAATGTCAAGTGAAATGATGTCCAGGATTCACTGGTTcagagcttttttttgtttgtctggagtCAGGCATTGTGGTGATGGTGAATCTAATGGAGAATAAATTATAATAAGAGTGTGTGAAAAGtaagaaatatctttttccaacgAATCCTGTAACtactgaagaaaatatatttattcacctAGGGAAAAATTAACATCTCAGTTTGGAAATGAACTCTAGAAACAAAGACTTGAGACTTTCTCCAGTGAAATCAACAAAGAATGATTATAGTCTAGActcattcttgtttttgttgttatttatttattcatttatttatttattttttgagacaaggtctggctctgttgcccaggatggagtgcagtggtgtgatctcaactcactgcaatctctgcctctcaggctcaagccatactcccacctcagcttctggagtagctgggactacaggtacatgccaccacacctggctaatttttgtttttttttttggtttctttttttgatagagatggggtttcatatgttgcccaggctggtctcgaactcctgggctcaaggaatcctcccgcctcagcctctcaaagctctgggactacaggtatgagctaccgcgTCTGGCCTAgactcattcttttatttaaaaaaattctaaattcagaGTGGAAGAACTAGATCAACTGTGAAAGAAAAGTATACCATGTGAATCTAATTGAAATAAGTCTTCAGAAAACGTTGGCAATATTCCTAATAAAATCCCTCGGACAGGCAGTTTCAAGGGGAATTCTTTTATTAAAAGACAgaacatttagaatatataaatacagGTTTCATACTTTCAAATGTGAGCCACAGACTATATTCCAGAGCATTTTTACTTGTTCTTTATGGGCAAAGGCCATACCTCAAGAAGAAATTATAACATTCATAACAACATAAGTAACATGGCTACATATGCCTACATAATTCAGGTTTAGAAGAAACTGTTCAACAAAAGTGGTGAAAACTGTCATGGGAACAAAAACCAAGGAAAAAAACATAGAGAATTTCATTCAATGTATGTGAGTAAAAATGTTTGCAGCTGCCTCTGACTAGTGAGGAAACTGCTGACCACTCCATCATTCACTCTGTCTGTACTTTAGGTTCTCGCTCCATGGTATATTGTGCTAGTTACCAAGAGGTATTCTAAGGCATAATAACtctaaaatgtgacatatatccatccaaaataataaaaccaaattaATTTGGACTCTCTTCATTGATTAGGATTCACTGCTGACTTTTGTTACTACATtgtaaaaaaaaaggattttgctATGCAAAGTTGCAGAAAGAAGTTTCCCCTGAATGAGAAAACAATAGTTAAACCATCCAGAGGCATCTATTTACTGTCAATTAAAATGATCTACACTTATCACTGAATTCAACACCATTATCTTAGTCACTAGCTGGTACAGACAAGTGCTTTGAAGGAAtataacagctatttataaaGAATATGAAAAACTTCTAGGGTAAGATAGTGTGTCAAGGCAGAtcacaaaatcttttaaaataaaaacaaagaattacAACTTcgacttatttttcttaaataccaGTTAGCAAAAAAGAGCAAAAGACTTCAGAAATCTATGATGTGTTCCAACTTCCAAGCAGTGTCACCCACCTAATCAGACCGAGAGAAAAAAACTAGTGGCAATGTCTATAAAACTTTACTATCATCTTCTAATCTGGAGGGAGGGAGTAAGGAGACTGCCAAGGGAACAAGCTGTGGAAAGTTGTGCTGTTCCCACCACCACTGTGACTCAGACATGGAGAGATGGTCAGGATTCCTTACTGCACTGTGGTTCCCAGGGCTGGGAGGAAGTGAGAGGACACGACTGTGCTTCACTGTGGGCCAGTTAACTCCATCAGTAAAAAGGGCTCTACTGGAACAAAGGAAAGGCATGGCGTGGTGAaggaaatctggggaaggctggccaAAGGAATCCTGGAAAGCCTCCTTTAAAGTTCTCCTCCTCCATCAGAACAACGAACACCAGGCTTAAAAAATTTAGGTTTCACCTCCTTGCTTCAGCTAAATGGAAGGAGAGTGAGGGTGCCACTTGGGAGACGCATGTGAGACCActgttcataaaaattaaaatgtgtatgtatatacattttcatttactttttttaaaaaaaggtggtGGTGTGTCTCCATCCATCCTGTTACTTATTCCCATGGTCTCCTGCTGGTGACCACTTTTATCAGTTTCTCCTGCATCTTTCCACTGTTTctctatgaatatatattattatttttctttccttttttcaaaaatgtcccaaaattcaaaacaaggatattttgaaagaatattcttgttattctttccttttcaaaaaaagtATCATtattcatatgtatacatgaCATATAAATCCCAAACAGCAGTGGATAAACATTAGTATACATTGCTTTTTCCCTTTATATCTTCAGAGCTTTCCATAACAGCGCATAGCGAACTTCCTCTTATTTACAGCTACATAATCATGCAGCATGTGGCTATCCCATAATCATTCCCTGTTCTTGGATATGTGAGTTGTTTCCAGTCTACTACTAGGACAAACTATGCTGCAATGGATAATTCTGTACAAAAAGCATTTCATATGTGTGCAAGTTTATCTATAGAACAATTCCCCCAATGGGATTTCCATTTGTAACAGTGATTCATTTGGTCAAATTGCTCTCCGTAGGGCtgagccttttttaaaaaaacttataacTTGATAGAATGACACCCCAACTCTATCCCTTGCCCCAGAAAAGACATAAGAGAAAAACTACCAATTACTGTTGACCAAAGCCCAACAGAGTGAATCATATCCATCCCCTCAGGCAACAGAAATGTGAAGAAACATAATCAATCCAAATGGTACCCTTAAACTAAAGTTCTGAAGGGAAGATCAATAGGTCTGAGATAAGAAGGAAGGAGAGTCCAGAATTTATCCACTTCATATCTATGCAAAAGAGGACCCCAGTAGAATTTTCCATATTAAACAGAAGAGGAATGAAAAAAACAACATGGCAAATATGCTATGgtgaatatgtaaaatattacaggaaatataaaagaatataaagaagaaTCATAGCGtacaaaaacagatttaaaattccatttcatGAAGACTATGCACTCTGGAATCAGACTGCCTGAGTGTAAATCTCCTTCCTGCTATAAAATAACTGTGATTTTGTACAACTTAATCAATatatttgtgcttttatttcattatctgtaaaataattatAGTCCCTATCCTTAGGGGTTTTATGAAGATCAAAATGGCTTAGGATGGTGCTGGGCAcgta
This genomic interval carries:
- the TICAM2 gene encoding TIR domain-containing adapter molecule 2 — protein: MGIGKSKVNSCPLSLSWGKRHSVDTSPGYHESDSKKSEDLSLCNVAEHSNTTEGPTGKQEGAQSVEEMLEEEAEEEVFLKFVILHAEDDTDEALRVQNLLQDDFGIKPGIIFAEMPCGRQHLQNLDDAVNGSAWTILLLTENFLRDTWCNFQFYTSLMNSVNRQHKYNSVIPMRPLNNPLPRERTPFALQTINALEEESRGFPTQVERIFQESVYKTQQTIWKETRNMVQRQFIA